The window AAGAAGTTGAAGAAACTGGACATTATTGTGGCTGCGGCAGAAAAGTGTTTGGGACTCAAGGATTCTGGATTCTTGAGGATTCTCAAGGATCTATAGACTTACAAGGGGTACTGGCACCAGAATACCCAACCTCCCAGGTTCCCCTTGAGCCTGTAGGGATCAGATTCTggtcaatttatttatttatttgaacagTTTTTGGGACGTTTTTTGTTAGTTCAGTTTTTtgggtgaatcctgtttccatcctGTATAGTAGGTGGCGGAATGCACATTCAATTGTGATCGCCAattgggttagttataaatacCTTTGACTACAAGCATGCAAGCTCTATACAAAAAAAGTATTTCAGACTCACTTCATGCTACGCACTTGACTAAGTGAAAGAGAAAGTATGACAGACACTTCTTGCTACGCAGTTTAAGTTGAAGGGAAAGTCTGTCAGACTCACTTCTTACTACACAAGGCTATACTATCAAAATCATGGGCaaactgtctgtctttctgtttgttCTGTCATTTTACACCATTGTCAACGCAGGTAAGGGTTTAACTTTCTACCTCATTTAATGATTTATTATGtcataaaatgtcaaatgtacatACCTGTGTACAGGGTTGCGAGTAGCCTACAGGCTACACTGATATCACGTATTATTGATATCTAGGCTACATGGCGCATTgatgatgtgaatcacactgctgctctctaatTTATTTGCGCCTTACGGGTTGTGAAGGAAAAGGGCATGTCTAgttagttgcacaactgaatgcattcagctgaaatgtgtcttccacattccccatttgtgaacagccatccacaagaactgcacctctctgattcagaagggtaATCTATATTTCCATATTATGTTATAAAATGTGTATAATATCACTCCTCTCCCAGGTTCAGGATCACATTCTCTGTGGGCACTTGCAACATATATCAACGGAGAGACGCCTTTCCCTGAGTTTACGGTTGTGGTGATGTTGGATGATGTTCAAGTGACTTACTATGACTCCAACGATAAACAGTCTGTCTACAGGGGACAACATATCACAGACAAAACTGAGGATGATGACGCTCAGGATGAAGCTTATATATTTGGAGATATGTACCAAAGCATGAAAGACAGATCAGTTGAACTAAAGCACCACTTGAATCTCACGGAAGGTGTTCAAGTTCAGCAAAGATTGACTGGTTGTGAGATGTTGGACAATGGTGAACCGGCCTTGGCCATGTTTAAGAACATTTTCAATGGCATTTCTGAAGATTATGCTTTGTATTACAACACGACACATTTTACATACGATGCTGGTAAACTACTTCTAGGATGGGATGGGATAATGCAAACATTAATGAAGACAAAATTTAAGAATTTTTACCTTCCCATTTGCATCAAAAACCTGAAGAGATtcctgaagagagagaagaacgtTGTGATGCGTAAAGTTCCTCCCAGACTCAGGTTGATAAAGAAAGAGGTTTCTGGAGGGTTCCAGGTGAGCTGCCTGGCGTTTGGTTTCTACCCCCGCCACATCAACATGACCCTGCTGAGAGACGGCCAGCCAGTGGCAGAACAGGAGCTGACAGGGGGGGAGGTGCTGCCTAGTGGAGATGGGACCTACCAGCTGAGGAAGAGTCTGGAGGTCAGTACTGAGGAGCTAAAGAAGAGACACAACTACACCTGTATTGCCTTTCACCTCAGTCTGGACAACAAGCTGGATGTCAGTTGGGAGTCTGGGGCAGAGAGATTTCACCTATCCACCCCCTCAGTTCTACTGGTGATGCTGCTGATTGTTATTCTATTGGGCATTTTCATTTGTGTTAAAAGGAGGTGGAGTAACACTGCCTCACAGTCTAAACTTGCCAACATTGATGCAACAGTGTCAGAGGAAATGATCCTGTCTTCAGATTCTGAGACCTGAGACATTTTTGGGACACTGATGCACCTTTGTCGATTCAGCTCAAATCACAATGAAAATATGACTGCCAGAGCACCTATCAGAGCAGACACAAATGTGTGAAAGATTCTGTTATGGTCGGTCAATCCGCCCTTCCCCTCAACAAAGGACTGTAAAGGATCAGGTTGTGGAGACTGTTGACAATAACCAACATCTGGGCATTAGTCCAGATCtacatttatatattttatagGCTGGTTTGGCTACCTGAGCATTAACAAAGGTAATCTGGTAGTTATGTGTGTTAAGTAATGTGTCATTTCTAATCATGACTATTCATTAatttcacaattggcccagcgtcgtctgggtttggccggtgtaggccgtcgttgtaaataagaatttgttcttaactgacttgcctagttaaataaaataaaatatatatatatatctgtgctGTATCAGCTGATATCCAGTATCTTACCCAGAAGGAGAATCATGTGATCATGTGTATGAGGTCTGTTTGTTATTGTAATGTCTTTACAGtctctgtgttgtattgtatgtagtgtatgttaccccccccccccccccaggctgtACAGTAATACCTTTATTACAGACAATACAATGTAGCCAAATGTATTACTGCATTGATTCATGTTAACTACAACATTAATGAATGTAATAAAGCAATGTCAAGTACACCATAACTTCTCTCAGGAACTAGTTTATCCCTGTGGAAGGAAGAAATCTGACTCTCTATTTCACTCCAGTTTAAGACTGGCATGAGTATTAAACTAAGGTGAATGTTGTTCTGACTACAATGAAACCGTTTTATGATAGAACACCTTTAGTAGAgaatgaatctgttggattgtagtcagggccatgaatctgttggattgtagtcagggccatgaatctgttggattgtagtcagggccatgaatctgttggattgtagtcagggccatgaatctgttggattgtagtcagggccatgaatctgttggattgtagtcagggccatgaatctgttggattgtagtcagggccatgaatctgttggattgtagtcagggccatgaatctgttggattgtagggAGGGAACACCCccacatccacatcgatggaacagtagtggagagggtagcaagttttaagttcctcggcatacacatcacagacaaactgaattggtccactcacacagacagcatcgtgaggaaggcgcagcagcgcctcttcaacctcaggaggctgaagaaattcgtcttgtcaccaaaagcactcacaaacttctacagatgcacaatcgagagcatcctggcgggctgtatcaccgcctggtatggcaactgcaccgccctcaaccgtaaggctctccagagggtagtgaggtctgcacaacgcatcaccgggggcaaactacctgccctccaggacacctacaccacccgatgctacaggaaggccataaagatcatcaaggacatcaaccacccgagccactgcctgttcaccccgctgtcatccagaaggcgaggtcagtacaggtgcatcaaagctggggccgagagactgaaaaatagcttctatctcaaggccatcagactgttaaacagccaccactaacattgagtggctactgccaacacactgtcaatgccactgactctactccagccactttaatcatgggaattgatgggaaatgatgtaaatatatcactagccactttaaacaatgctaccttatataatgttacttaccctacattattcatctcatatgcatacgtagatactgtactctatatcatcgactgcatccttatgtaatacatgtatcactagccactttaactatgccacttggtttacatactcatctcatatgtatatactgtactcgatatcatctactgtatcttgcctatgctgctctgtaccatcactcattcatatatccttatgtacatattctttatccccttacactgtgtataagacagtagttttttttggaattgttagttagattacttgttcgttattactgcattgtcggaactagaagcacaagcatttcgctacactcgcattaacatctgctaaccatgtgtatgtgacaaatacatttgatttgatttgatttgatttttgaatctgttggattgtagtcagggccatgaatctgttggattgtagtcagggccatgaatctgttggattgtagtcagggccatgaatctgttggattgtagtcagggccatgaatctgttggattgtagtcagggccatgaatctgttggattgtagtcagggccatgaatctgttggattgtagtcagggccatgaatctgttggattgtagtcagggccatgaatctgttggattgtagtcagggccatgaatctgttggattagggccatgaatctgttggattgtagtcagggccatgaatctgttggattagggccatgaatctgttggattgtagtcagggccatgaatctgttggattgtagtcagggccatgaatctgttggattgtagtcagggccatgaatctgttggattgtagtcagggtcatgaatctgttggattgtagtcagggccatgaatctgttggattgtagtcagggccatgaatctgttggattgtagtcagggccatgaatctgttggattgtagtcagggccatgaatctgttggattgtagtcagggccatgaatctgttggattgtagtcagggccatgaatctgttggattgtagtcagggccatgaatctgttggattgtagtcagggccatgaatctgttggattgtagtcagggccatgaatctgttggattgtagtcagggccatgaatctgttggattgtagtcagagccatgaatctgttggattgtagtcagggccatgaatctgttggattgtagtcagggccatgaatctgttagattagggccatgaatctgttggattagggccatgaatctgttggattgtagtcagggccatgaatctgttggattgtagtcagggccatgaatctgttggattgtagtcagggccatgaatctgttggattagggccatgaatctgttggattgtagtcagggccatgaatctgttggattagggccatgaatctgttggattgtagtcagggccatgaatctgttggattgtagtcagggccatgaatctgttggattgtagtcagggccataaatctgttggattagggccatgaatctgttggattgtagtcagggccatgaatctgttggattgtagtcagggccatgaatctgttggattgtagtcagggccatgaatctgttggattgtagtcagggccatgaatctgttggattgtagtcagggccatgaatctgttggattgtagtcagggccatgaatctgttggattagggccatgaatctgttggattgtagtcagggccatgaatctgttggattgtagtcagggccatgaatctgttggattagggccatgaatctgttggattgtagtcagggccatgaatctgttggattagggccatgaatctgttggattgtagtcagggccatgaatctgttggattagggccatgaatctgttggattgtagtcagggccatgaatctgttggattgtagtcagggccatgaaaatgttggattgtagtcagggccatgaatctgttggattagggccatgaatctgttggattgtagtcagggccatgaaaatgttggattgtagtcagggccatgaatctgttggattagggccatgaatctgttggattgtagtcagggccatgaatctgttggattagggccatgaatctgttggattgtagtcagtgccatgaatctgttggattagggccatgaatctgttggattgtagtcagggccatgaatctgttggattgtagtcagggccatgaatctgttggattgtagtcagggccatgaatctgttggattgtagtcagggccataaatctgttggattagggccatgaatctgttggattgtagtcagggccatgaatctgttggattgtagtcagggccatgaatctgttggattgtagtcagggccatgaatctgttggattgtagtcagggccatgaatctgttggattgtagtcagggccatgaatctgttggattgtagtcagggccatgaatctgttggattgtagtcagggccatgaatctgttggattgtagtcagggccatgaatctgttggattagggccatgaatctgttggattagggccatgaatcttttggattgtagtcagggccatgaatctgttggattgtagtcagggccatgaatctgttggattagggccatgaatctgttggattgtagtcagggccatgaatctgttggattagggccatgaatctgttggattgtagtcagggccatgaatctgttggattgtagtcagggccatgaatctgttggattagggccatgaatctgttggatgtagtcagggccatgaatctgttggattgtagtcagggccatgaatctgttggattgtagtcagggccatgaatctgttggattagggccatgaatctgttggattagggccatgaatctgttggattagggccatgaatctgttggattgtagtcagggccatgaatctgttggattatagtcagggccatgaatctgttggattgtagtcagggc is drawn from Oncorhynchus kisutch isolate 150728-3 unplaced genomic scaffold, Okis_V2 scaffold3135, whole genome shotgun sequence and contains these coding sequences:
- the LOC116371364 gene encoding major histocompatibility complex class I-related gene protein-like, encoding MGKLSVFLFVLSFYTIVNAGSGSHSLWALATYINGETPFPEFTVVVMLDDVQVTYYDSNDKQSVYRGQHITDKTEDDDAQDEAYIFGDMYQSMKDRSVELKHHLNLTEGVQVQQRLTGCEMLDNGEPALAMFKNIFNGISEDYALYYNTTHFTYDAGKLLLGWDGIMQTLMKTKFKNFYLPICIKNLKRFLKREKNVVMRKVPPRLRLIKKEVSGGFQVSCLAFGFYPRHINMTLLRDGQPVAEQELTGGEVLPSGDGTYQLRKSLEVSTEELKKRHNYTCIAFHLSLDNKLDVSWESGAERFHLSTPSVLLVMLLIVILLGIFICVKRRWSNTASQSKLANIDATVSEEMILSSDSET